Proteins encoded by one window of Myripristis murdjan chromosome 1, fMyrMur1.1, whole genome shotgun sequence:
- the atf7ip gene encoding activating transcription factor 7-interacting protein 1 — translation MEVVVAEEKKKIFRARKTMKISDRQQLETLHNTLLTGPPSLSNPSPPPLLNGTHKDDGQKVADKEQNNTLDSNSPRAASPVSPASRGSPIPSLSLNLSPSPSSSQSPKPKDETPTSPISPFHSLNFELKKMEEEGKKGSSPSPSNECPASVSTEAKEGQKKDTEVITEMENKEEAHTTTEGQAVESVKDSVKGSAPHSPPPPAVSGKKSDKDSRIKPECPDPMQTDNDTTEAKAPEASTAKRKVEKPSSPKTTAPASSPRANSPPSSSSAGPAPSAPSDQKLDQEIKAEEDIKEEVEDDKEDVKKGSVEKQVEKMEVDSVKVETKKVKMEAGESAKPSRPSSTPPCDTAQEAKCSTSGLKRTLSEGYEKDEHMERDVKRPKVDGVELEAQLELKITAKASSRLKLEKVVQQLVEERLNLLQLTEFDKNLQELKERVEKIDSATKHQTTLNTLQAKIARLAKKFGEANQMSENKRKQEALAAAAAAAAVNKTASAANTPSTQRPVRHLEVKQTPTTLASTSTTAPSAQPTPAPTSTSTAMVPQAPILQLITSTSNAASTLATGITTQSPTGTLLLKTAPGSGMVATGQPLLIQLPLSMTNGQTGTLVNIPVSSLSAANSLNKAKTTASTATFILKPAAATTTAAASAPAAATVPALQASTGQMSPAQISLARAVYQGGAGGISTPNAGVSVTTARTPAQSVSVAGAMSSASSPATSGPAATGSAAPGPPQGTSMTSKTDNQATSSASSTKTAAPGARPKGSVIDLTEDDDDVQVTGVKNATVSAPPTSQRPLPVVSIPNSAGARSSPQSNQNSSGNPQVTVHHRPPLDSPMKSRSVTTTTSTRASTMALPPLPSAPPPPGRLPPEAAQTSLPQQPQLKLVPSQTGIVLSWCVAETDRTCAAVDSYHLYAFHQDNSNNNAAQQHWKKIGEVKALPLPMACTLTQFQSGSTYHFAVRAKDIYGRFGSFCEPQCTNVISSNSS, via the exons ATGGAAGTGGTTgtggcagaggagaagaagaaaattttCCGTGCCAGGAAAACCATGAAAATCAGTGATCGGCAGCAGCTGGAAACTCTGCACAACACTTTGTTGACAGGACCTCCATCATTGTCCAAtccatctccacctcctcttttGAATGGCACACACAAAGACGATGGACAAAAAGTGGCAGACAAAGAGCAAAACAACACCTTGGACTCAAACTCCCCACGTGCTGCATCACCTGTCTCTCCAGCCTCAAGGGGCTCCCCgattccctccctctccctaaATTTGTCCCCGTCTCCTTCCTCTTCACAAAGTCCAAAACCCAAGGATGAAACTCCGACTTCTCCCATATCGCCATTCCACTCCTTGAACTTTGAACTTAAAaagatggaagaggaagggaagaaAGGGTCTTCACCATCTCCATCAAATGAGTGCCCTGCATCAGTGTCAACAGAGGCAAAGGAAGGCcagaaaaaagacacagaggtgATCACAGAGATGGAAAACAAAGAG GAGGCACACACTACAACAGAAGGCCAGGCTGTGGAGTCTGTTAAGGACTCTGTTAAAGGTTCAGCTCCACATTCGCCTCCACCACCTGCAGTATCTGGCAAAAAATCAGACAAGGACAGTAGGATAAAACCTGAGTGCCCAGATCCCATGCAAACGGATAATGACACTACAGAGGCTAAGGCCCCTGAGGCCTCCACAGCCAAAAGAAAAGTAGAGAAACCTTCTTCCCCCAAAACTACTgctcctgcttcctctcctcgGGCCaactctcctccttcttcctcctctgctggtcCAGCTCCTTCCGCTCCCTCGGATCAGAAGCTGGATCAGGAAATCAAAGCGGAAGAGGACATAAAGGAAGAAGTGGAGGATGACAAAGAAGATGTGAAGAAAGGATCAGTAGAAAAGCAAGTGGAAAAGATGGAGGTGGACTCAGTGAAAGTAGAGACAAAGAAGGTAAAAATGGAGGCTGGAGAATCTGCTAAGCCATCTCGCCCCTCGTCCACCCCACCATGTGACACAg CGCAAGAGGCGAAGTGCTCCACCTCGGGACTGAAGCGAACTTTGTCGGAGGGTTATGAAAAAGATGAACACATGGAAAGGGATGTGAAGAGGCCCAAGGTGGATGGTGTGGAGTTGGAAGCACAATTGGAACTGAAAATTACTGCGAAAGCTAGCAGTCGCCTTAAACTTGAAAAG GTTGTGCAACAGTTAGTTGAGGAACGGTTGAATCTCTTGCAGCTAACAGAATTTGACAAAAATTTACAAGAGTTGAAGGAGAGAGTAGAAAAGATCGACTCTGCCACCAAACACCAGACCACCCTTAACACACTCCAA GCCAAGATAGCCCGACTTGCAAAAAAGTTTGGAGAGGCCAATCAGATGTCagagaacaaaagaaaacaagag gcacttgctgctgctgctgctgccgctgctgttaACAAGACAGCGTCTGCTGCAAATACCCCTTCAACACAGCG GCCAGTCCGGCATTTGGAGGTAAAGCAGACTCCAACAACCCTTGCTTCGACAAGTACAACTG CCCCGTCAGCTCAGCCAACCCCAGCCCCCACGTCCACCTCCACAGCCATGGTGCCACAGGCCCCCATCCTCCAGCTGATCACATCCACTTCGAATGCTGCCTCCACCCTGGCCACTGGCATCACCACCCAGAGTCCCACGGGCACCCTGCTACTGAAGACAGCGCCTGGAAGCGGCATGGTTGCTACAGGCCAGCCACTCCTTATCCAGCTGCCTTTGTCCATGACCAATGGCCAGACTGGGACACTGGTCAACATCCCTGTGTCATCTTTGTCTGCGGCCAACTCTCTCAACAAGGCCAAAACCACGGCATCCACCGCCACTTTTATACTCAagcctgctgctgccaccaccactGCAGCAGCCTCTGCCCCAGCTGCTGCCACCGTCCCAGCCCTGCAGGCCTCCACCGGTCAGATGTCCCCCGCCCAGATCTCTCTAGCTCGAGCCGTGTACCAGGGGGGTGCTGGGGGGATAAGTACTCCCAACGCTGGAGTGTCAGTGACTACAGCCAGGACCCCGGCTCAGTCTGTCTCAGTAGCAGGAGCTATGTCATCGGCCTCTTCACCTGCGACCTCTGGACCAGCAGCAACAGGTTCTGCCGCTCCAGGACCCCCACAAGGGACATCTATGACCTCGAAGACAG acAACCAAGCAACAAGTTCTGCATCATCAACCAAAACAGCTGCTCCAGGGGCACGTCCTAAAGGCTCAGTCATAGATCTcactgaggatgatgatgatgtgcaaG TGACCGGAGTAAAGAATGCCACTGTTTCAGCTCCTCCAACATCTCAGCGTCCACTCCCGGTTGTCAGCATTCCCAATA GCGCTGGAGCAAGGTCATCCCCACAAAGCAATCAGAACTCTTCAGGCAATCCTCAAGTTACAGTCCACCACCGCCCCCCACTG GACTCCCCAATGAAGTCCCGTTCTGTAACCACTACTACATCAACCCGGGCCTCCACCATGGCTTTGCCTCCTCTCCCAtctgcacccccaccccctggCCGCCTACCTCCAGAGGCTGCCCAGACCTCACTCCCTCAACAGCCCCAGCTGAAGCTGGTGCCAAGCCAGACTGGTATTGTACTGTCCTGGTGTGTGGCAGAAACTGATCGGACCTGTGCAGCCGTGGACAGTTATCACCTTTATGCCTTCCACCAAGACAACTCAAACAACAACGCGGCACAGCAACACTGGAAAAAGATTGGCGAGGTGAAGGCTCTGCCTCTGCCTATGGCCTGTACCCTCACCCAGTTCCAGTCTGGCTCCACTTACCACTTTGCTGTCCGAGCCAAAGACATCTATGGGCGATTTGGGTCCTTCTGTGAACCTCAGTGCACAAACGTCATCAGCTCTAATTCTAGCTGA